In Rhodobacter sp. 24-YEA-8, the following are encoded in one genomic region:
- a CDS encoding glutamine amidotransferase family protein has translation MCGIVGLFLKDRSLEPDLGRLLTDMLITMTDRGPDSAGIAIYGDDAGGKLTVQSAFADRDFATLEADLGAAIGAKVSLSRKDSHAILTLAADKIALARSTLAALRPDVRVMSAGDSIEIYKETGLPKDVAARFGVSKMSGRHGIGHTRMATESAVTTMGAHPFSTGLDQCLVHNGSLSNHNSLRRELIRDGVKFETQNDTEVAAAWLSHQLAQGVELGDALRAGLDVLDGFYTFVVGTKDGFGVVRDPIACKPAVMAETDQYVAFGSEYRALVNLPGIEDARVWEPEPATVYFWKH, from the coding sequence ATGTGCGGGATTGTTGGACTTTTTCTGAAGGACCGTTCGCTGGAGCCCGATCTGGGCCGTTTGCTGACGGATATGCTGATCACGATGACGGATCGCGGTCCTGATTCTGCTGGGATCGCGATTTACGGTGATGATGCGGGGGGCAAGCTGACGGTTCAGTCTGCCTTTGCGGATCGCGATTTTGCGACGCTGGAGGCGGATCTCGGGGCGGCGATCGGGGCGAAGGTTTCGCTTTCGCGCAAGGACAGCCATGCGATCCTGACGCTTGCGGCGGATAAGATCGCGCTCGCACGGTCGACGCTTGCGGCTCTGCGGCCGGATGTGCGGGTGATGAGCGCCGGCGATTCGATCGAGATCTATAAAGAGACCGGTCTGCCGAAGGATGTGGCGGCGCGCTTTGGCGTCTCAAAAATGTCGGGCCGGCACGGGATCGGCCATACGCGGATGGCAACCGAATCGGCGGTCACCACCATGGGGGCACACCCGTTCTCGACCGGGCTTGATCAGTGCCTTGTGCATAACGGCTCGCTGTCGAACCACAATTCGCTGCGCCGTGAGCTGATCCGCGACGGTGTGAAGTTCGAGACCCAGAACGATACCGAAGTCGCTGCGGCCTGGCTGTCGCATCAGCTGGCCCAGGGTGTCGAGCTTGGCGATGCGCTGCGCGCCGGTCTTGATGTGCTCGACGGCTTCTACACCTTCGTCGTCGGCACCAAAGACGGCTTCGGCGTGGTGCGCGACCCGATCGCCTGCAAGCCGGCGGTCATGGCCGAGACCGACCAATATGTCGCTTTCGGATCGGAATACCGCGCGCTGGTCAACCTGCCGGGCATCGAGGACGCCCGCGTCTGGGAACCGGAACCCGCAACCGTCTATTTCTGGAAGCACTGA
- a CDS encoding GXGXG domain-containing protein: MQTIDLATTTLRDLNATLQATKGQTNATAWEIVNPKGSHALAVGLDAPIEVTVKGSTGYYTAGMNKQATVTVKGSAGPGVAENMMSGTVVIEGDASQYAGATGNGGLLVIKGNASSRCGISMKGINIVVHGNIGHMSAFMAQSGNLVVLGDAGDALGDSLYEARLFVRGSVKSLGADCIEKEMRPEHIAILQDLLAQAGADAKPEEFKRYGSARKLYNFNIDNASAY; this comes from the coding sequence ATGCAGACGATTGACCTTGCAACCACCACTCTGCGCGACCTGAACGCGACGCTGCAGGCCACCAAAGGCCAGACCAATGCCACCGCCTGGGAGATCGTGAACCCGAAGGGCAGCCATGCGCTGGCCGTCGGCCTCGATGCCCCGATCGAAGTCACCGTCAAGGGCTCGACCGGCTATTACACCGCCGGGATGAACAAGCAGGCGACCGTCACCGTGAAGGGCTCGGCAGGCCCGGGTGTTGCCGAGAATATGATGTCGGGCACCGTCGTGATCGAGGGCGATGCCAGCCAATATGCCGGGGCGACCGGCAATGGCGGGCTTCTGGTCATCAAAGGCAATGCATCATCGCGTTGCGGCATTTCGATGAAGGGCATCAATATCGTCGTGCATGGCAATATCGGCCATATGTCGGCTTTCATGGCACAATCGGGCAATCTGGTTGTGCTGGGCGATGCCGGTGACGCGCTTGGCGACAGCCTTTACGAGGCGCGGCTCTTTGTCCGGGGCAGCGTCAAATCCCTCGGCGCCGACTGTATCGAGAAAGAGATGCGCCCCGAGCATATCGCGATCCTCCAGGACCTGCTGGCCCAGGCGGGCGCGGATGCAAAGCCCGAAGAATTCAAACGCTACGGCTCGGCCCGCAAGCTCTATAATTTCAACATCGACAATGCGTCGGCTTACTGA